Proteins from a single region of Ogataea parapolymorpha DL-1 chromosome IV, whole genome shotgun sequence:
- a CDS encoding YRA1 Nuclear protein, translated as MSSLEQSLDAIIASSKKPALKKKPFKGTKKTVKPTKVGKAAAGKNAKKPIVLSKPAPAPASAVDYASKVVVYGLPKDIKNDAVKEFFQSQIGGVKTVSLSYNEKGQSKGIATVIFQKSKQAQKAVESYNGAPIDGGKTTLRLELIVDPAMKPLASRIVPNQAVAPALSGKVASRKAAPKKAKPVQKKVKPAKKAAPKKKKTVEELDQEMADYFSSNDKQ; from the exons ATGTCGTCGTTAGAACAATCATTGGATGCCATCATTGCTTCGAGCAAAAAGCCGGctctcaagaaaaagcctTTCAAAGGCACAAAGAAGACTGTCAAGCCTACCAAAGTTGGTAAggccgctgctggcaaaaatgccaaaaaaccTATCGTTCTCTCCAAGCCTGCGCCAGCTCCGGCCAGTGCTGTTGACTACGCGTCGAAGGTCGTTGTCTATGGATTACCTAAAGACATCAAAAACGATGCTGTCAAG GAATTTTTCCAATCGCAAATCGGTGGTGTCAAGACCGTTTCGCTCTCCTACAATGAGAAAGGTCAGTCTAAAGGTATTGCTACTGTAATCTTCCAGAAATCAAAGCAGGCCCAAAAGGCTGTTGAATCTTACAACGGAGCCCCCATCGATGGAGGAAAGACCACATTGAGACTTGAGCTTATTGTTGACCCAGCCATGAAACCTCTCGCCTCTAGGATCGTTCCGAACCAGGCTGTTGCTCCAGCTTTATCCGGGAAGGTGGCTTCGCGTAAGGCCGCACCAAAGAAGGCTAAGCCTGTTCAAAAGAAGGTCAAGCCAGCTAAAAAGgctgctccaaagaagaagaagactgtcgaggagctggaccAAGAGATGGCTGACTATTTCTCCTCCAACGACAAACAGTAG
- a CDS encoding Peroxisomal membrane protein PMP47B, with the protein MSKEVDSLAHGVAGGLGGLISMALTYPLVTLSTKAQASKKKNEDTRITAEAIKNLYNGLESALVGITATNFVYYYFYELTGSALRKDKGTPTTLKRGLTASQSILAGLVAGVVSRVVTNPIWIANTRLTVLKRSSRKSAPKNTIQVILSIVRNEGWKNLFSGLVPALFLVLNPIIQYTIFEQLKTLIVTKRRRALSSVDALILGAFGKLIATIVTYPYITVRSRMHLHSVRDSHSAPATSSSETTAADSVQSLPDDIESSAQLHDLEKPKKAPGMLSIMLDIAKNEGVLNLYNGLSLKLLQSILSAAFLFYFKEELVQKTDLVIRKAKRVKQNPLPAKDLVI; encoded by the coding sequence ATGTCGAAGGAAGTTGATAGTTTAGCTCACGGGGTGGCAGGTGGACTGGGAGGCCTGATTTCTATGGCCCTGACTTATCCACTAGTCACTCTTTCCACCAAAGCACAGGcctcgaaaaagaagaatgAGGACACTAGGATAACAGCTGAGGCGATAAAGAATCTTTACAATGGCTTGGAGAGTGCACTGGTTGGAATCACTGCGACAAATTTTGTTTACTATTACTTCTACGAGTTGACCGGGTCCGCTCTCAGAAAAGATAAGGGTACCCCCACGACACTCAAAAGAGGACTGACCGCATCCCAAAGTATCTTAGCCGGACTAGTAGCCGGTGTTGTTTCCAGAGTTGTTACGAACCCAATTTGGATCGCAAATACTAGACTGACCGTCCTGAAAAGatcttccagaaaaagTGCCCCAAAAAACACTATCCAGGTTATCTTATCAATTGTGAGAAACGAAGGCTGGAAAAACCTATTCAGTGGCCTGGTGCCGGCGCTATTTTTGGTCCTGAATCCAATCATCCAGTACACgatttttgagcagctcaagacGCTTATAGTTACCAAACGCAGACGCGCACTCAGTTCTGTCGACGCACTGATACTAGGGGCCTTCGGAAAGCTGATCGCTACCATCGTCACCTACCCTTACATAACGGTCAGGTCTCGGATGCATTTGCACAGTGTCCGAGACTCACATTCGGCTCCTGCTACGTCAAGCTCGGAAACAACCGCGGCAGACTCTGTTCAGTCGCTTCCCGATGACATTGAGTCCTCGGCCCAACTTCACGATCTTGAGAAGCCTAAAAAGGCACCAGGAATGCTTTCCATCATGCTGGATATAGCAAAGAATGAGGGAGTTTTGAACCTCTATAACGGACTAAGCCTGAAATTGCTACAAAGTATTCTAAGTGCGGCATTCCTGTTCTATTTTAAAGAagagctcgtccaaaaaaCCGACCTAGTGATTCGGAAAGCTAAACGTGTCAAACAAAATCCCTTGCCTGCAAAAGATCTCGTTATCTAG
- a CDS encoding Mitochondrial ornithine transporter 1, producing MSEESLLNDSLREIVVGSVSGAIGKIIEFPFDTVKVRLQYSKSLTEPLFTSTLDCITKTYKNEGIYKGFWKGLPSPMIGASLEASSLFFSYKIAQDLINISQGNRINTEIPFGQRLLCGCFSGITTSFILTPVELVKCQLQVDNLKVGQANYTSLGHVIRTVLKQEGLLGLWKGQTTTMVREAGGTAAWFGCYEYTLDRFKGDKGPDYEYKAHELLIAGAMAGIGYNASLFPADTVKNVIQTSETQKNILGVLKKIYLAHGIRGFYSGLGITLIKTIPASAAMFYSYEQLKKLWN from the coding sequence ATGTCAGAGGAGTCGCTCCTGAATGACTCGCTGCGCGAGATCGTCGTGGGCTCTGTTTCGGGTGCCATAGGAAAAATAATAGAGTTCCCGTTTGACACAGTCAAGGTGAGACTCCAGTACTCCAAATCTCTCACCGAACCTCTCTTCACATCGACTTTAGACTGCATCACGAAAACATACAAAAATGAGGGCATCTACAAGGGGTTTTGGAAAGGTCTACCGTCACCGATGATTGGAGCGTCGCTGGAGGCGAGCTCACTTTTTTTCAGCTACAAAATAGCCCAGGATCTGATCAACATATCGCAAGGCAACCGGATCAACACAGAAATACCATTTGGACAACGTCTTCTGTGTGGCTGTTTCAGCGGTATTACCACGAGTTTTATACTAACGCCTGTGGAGCTCGTCAAGTGCCAGTTGCAGGTCGATAACCTCAAAGTTGGCCAGGCTAACTACACGTCGCTCGGTCACGTGATCAGGACTGTTTTGAAGCAGGAAGGTTTACTTGGACTCTGGAAAGGCCAGACAACAACAATGGTGCGGGAAGCTGGAGGGACTGCAGCGTGGTTTGGGTGCTATGAATACACTCTAGATCGCTTTAAGGGCGACAAAGGCCCAGATTACGAGTACAAAGCACATGAGCTACTCATTGCTGGAGCCATGGCTGGGATTGGATACAATGCTTCATTGTTTCCTGCAGACACAGTGAAGAACGTTATACAGACGAGTgagacacagaaaaacaTACTAGGGGTGCTCAAGAAGATATATCTGGCGCACGGAATTCGAGGATTCTACTCAGGTCTCGGCATCACCCTGATCAAGACGATACCCGCAAGCGCGGCTATGTTTTACTCCTATGAAcagctcaaaaagctctggaaTTAA
- a CDS encoding 60S acidic ribosomal protein P2-beta, which translates to MKYLAAYLLLQQGGNASPSAADITALLESVGAEIEQEKLNLLLSSLEGKSVEELIAEGATKLASIPAGGAAPAAAGAAASGAAAEEAAAEEEEAAEEEEDDDMGFGLFD; encoded by the coding sequence ATGAAGTACTTAGCCGCATACCTTTTGTTGCAACAAGGTGGTAACGCCTCTCCATCTGCCGCTGATATCACTGCTCTGCTCGAGTCGGTTGGTGCTGAGATTGAGCAAGAAAAGCTCAACTTGTTGCTCTCCTCTCTTGAAGGAAAGTCTGTCGAGGAGTTGATTGCCGAGGGTGCTACCAAGCTTGCTTCCATCCCAGCTGGTGgtgctgctccagctgctgctggcgctGCTGCCTccggtgctgctgctgaggaggctgctgccgaggaggaagaggctgctgaggaggaagaagacgacgacatgGGTTTCGGTTTGTTCGATTAG
- a CDS encoding U3 small nucleolar RNA-associated protein, producing the protein MAKKGGKVKNRALNALEIAEAEQNSSSDIGSESEGDNQKFKSGILTVDGKDFEDEELDSDDALDSEDDYDVLNSKFSQTIRDKGEADEGYDSIDESELIPLSEVWARDDEELKRSGGKELVLDDNLVSDESSSEESEDSEEEDVFDDLEDEENELSTVKSQLRSKDSSKAHKTLINDKTEENAFRVPATGQKLSLAEMMGDIETEKPLLLNESSAPEPLAVPLPQSIQKRHERRAAYEIQKEEVEKWTDSIQANRRAEVLKFPAKDGVQHNQTSSFQPAEVPLTSLDKKLDGLLEQSTIESKKAEDLFENIETAKLSKEEMAKRTRELRLMRELMYRGQKDAKRLKKIKSKTYRQKLRKEKQRNKELVEGSDVEDEDADYKRAAERMSLKHKNTSEWAKSMIKSGMSKDKESRDELEEMLRQGEKLRQKQLGLGEGESETDERDVAEIAAEQVDDDTERSKLGKGLMAMDFMKRAEERERMENQRLAAELQYGDESDEEQVANVVKNAGRRVYTPGAAAATEQWKIVEQKAKRDAAEDQEKSLENRLKAKNTPKQNQKLEETNPWLAEAEPKRGQKVRVVDADSSRVQKSAAKIKKRTRKEAEMDVEITIGDTLDDEHEGEGDREQDIHVFQQKDLIKQAFAGDDVVTEFEQEKREVEELEGDKEIDLTLPGWGDWAGGNSKKKKKIVKTINGVVPSDKRKDKNKKGVIVNERVNKKNAKYQAGSVPYPFETMEQYERSLRQPIGQEWTSREIHQKLTMPKVIAKHGSVIAPMKKE; encoded by the coding sequence ATGGCGAAAAAGGGCGGCAAAGTAAAGAATAGAGCGTTAAATGCTCTGGAAATTGCCGAAGCAGAGCAAAACAGCTCCTCCGATATTGGAAGCGAGTCTGAGGGAGATAATCAGAAGTTCAAGTCAGGAATTTTGACCGTTGACGGGAAGGATtttgaggatgaagagCTAGACTCTGATGACGCGCTGGACTCAGAAGACGACTACGACGTTTTGAACTCCAAGTTTTCGCAAACTATTCGTGACAAGGGTGAGGCTGATGAAGGCTACGACAGTATAGACGAGAGCGAGTTGATTCCGCTTTCGGAAGTTTGGGCTCGAGACGACGAAGAGTTGAAACGATCCGGAGGAAAAGAGCTTGTTTTAGATGATAATCTAGTGTCTGAtgagagcagcagcgaaGAGAGCGAGGACagcgaggaagaagacgtTTTTGACGATTTAGAGGACGAAGAGAACGAATTATCCACCGTGAAGAGCCAGCTGCGGTCCAAGGACAGTTCCAAGGCCCATAAGACACTCATCAACGACaagacagaagaaaatgcATTTCGTGTGCCTGCGACCGGCCAGAAGCTCAGTCTCGCTGAGATGATGGGCGACATAGAAACCGAGAAGCCTTTGCTTTTAAATGAAAGCTCTGCTCCTGAGCCATTGGCAGTTCCTCTTCCGCAGAGTATCCAAAAAAGGCATGAGAGGCGTGCAGCTTACGAGattcaaaaagaagaggtCGAAAAATGGACAGACAGCATTCAAGCCAACAGACGAGCAGAAGTGCTCAAGTTTCCGGCCAAAGACGGCGTCCAGCACAACCAAACGTCTTCGTTCCAGCCTGCTGAGGTTCCTCTGACGAGTCTAGATAAGAAGTTGGATGGACTGTTGGAGCAGTCCACCATTGAGAGCAAAAAGGCAGAGGACTTGTTTGAGAACATCGAGACCGCTAAGCTTTCGAAAGAAGAGATGGCCAAGAGGACAAGGGAGCTTCGGCTGATGAGGGAGCTAATGTATCGAGGTCAAAAAGATGCGAAAcggttgaaaaaaatcaaatctAAAACATATCGACAGAAGCTTAGAAAAGAAAAGCAGCGCAACAAGGAGCTCGTTGAAGGTTCCGATGTGGAAGATGAGGACGCCGACTACAAGAGAGCAGCAGAGCGGATGTCTCTTAAGCACAAAAACACCTCAGAGTGGGCCAAGAGCATGATCAAGAGCGGAATGTCTAAGGATAAAGAGAGTCGAgatgagctggaagagatGCTGCGCCAGGGAGAGAAACTGCGCCAGAAACAATTGGGATTAGGTGAAGGCGAGAGCGAGACTGATGAGCGAGACGTTGCGGAGAttgctgctgaacaggTGGACGACGATACCGAGCGGTCGAAGCTGGGCAAAGGCCTCATGGCTATGGACTTCATGAAGCGGGCGGAGGAGCGCGAGAGGATGGAAAACCAACGATTGGCTGCTGAATTGCAGTATGGAGACGAGAGCGATGAGGAGCAGGTGGCAAAcgtggtgaaaaatgcCGGAAGAAGAGTGTACACCCCTGGAGCTGCGGCAGCTACAGAGCAGTGGAAAATCGTGGAACAGAAAGCCAAAAGGGATGCTGCCGAAGATCAGGAAAAAAGTCTAGAGAATAGGCTCAAGGCTAAGAACACACCAAAACAAAACCAGAAACTCGAGGAAACCAATCCATGGCTGGCGGAAGCAGAGCCTAAAAGAGGCCAAAAAGTGCGGGTTGTCGACGCCGACTCTTCGCGTGTTCAAAAAAGCGCTgcaaaaatcaagaagCGGACGCgcaaggaggccgagatGGATGTGGAGATCACGATCGGTGATACTCTAGACGACGAGCACGAAGGCGAAGGAGACAGAGAGCAGGACATTCACGTGTTTCAACAGAAAGACTTGATCAAACAGGCTTTTGCTGGAGACGACGTTGTCACTGAGttcgagcaggagaagcGTGAAGTCGAGGAGTTGGAAGGAGACAAAGAAATCGATTTGACCTTGCCTGGTTGGGGCGACTGGGCCGGAGGTaactccaagaaaaagaagaagattgtGAAGACCATCAACGGCGTTGTGCCATCTGATAAGCGGAAggacaagaacaagaaggGAGTGATTGTGAATGAGCGTgtcaacaagaaaaatgcCAAATACCAGGCAGGCTCTGTTCCTTATCCATTTGAAACTATGGAGCAGTACGAACGGTCCCTGAGACAGCCCATTGGACAGGAGTGGACGAGTCGTGAAATCCACCAAAAGCTCACCATGCCAAAGGTCATTGCCAAACACGGAAGTGTGATTGCACCGATGAAAAAGGAGTAG
- a CDS encoding putative trans-sulfuration enzyme, translating to MSHLSTNLVHGDDNTFRRVPDVIQPINVTTTFSYNEDPEKLVKAKDIKEGVITTRDPVYSRLSHPNSSKSEAVLEQLLDGHVVVYNSGLSAFFAALTYYHPKVLAIGNGYHGCHGIANLFTRISGLKQVSLDQYDQLGPGDVLHLETPENPFGTAHDLSFYVAEAHKRGAHVICDATFAPPPLQTPFDFGVDLVMHSATKYFGGHSDLLAGCLATKDIKVKNQLVLDRTFLGTTIANLDSYLLLRSLRTYEMRILRQSSSAEKIVAHFAANKDKYPVLDKIYHSSLQKEDFIKEQLRGHSPVFAIELTTPELAKRLPSRLKYFHHATSLGGVESMIEWRAMTDPGVQETLLRISIGVEHPDDLIADLDQALSSLG from the coding sequence ATGTCCCATCTCAGCACTAACCTCGTCCACGGCGACGATAACACTTTTAGAAGAGTTCCTGACGTTATTCAACCAATTAATGTCACAACCACCTTTAGCTACAACGAAGATCCAGAGAAGCTTGTTAAGGCGAAGGATATAAAAGAGGGCGTTATTACCACAAGGGACCCTGTGTATTCTAGACTTTCCCATccaaattcttcaaaatctgAGGCAGTTTTGGAGCAATTGCTAGACGGCCATGTTGTTGTTTACAACTCCGGCCTTTCAGCGTTTTTCGCGGCACTCACCTACTATCATCCGAAGGTGCTCGCTATTGGGAACGGTTACCATGGCTGTCATGGAATAGCCAATCTTTTCACTAGAATTTCTGGTCTGAAGCAAGTTAGCCTGGACCAGTACGACCAATTGGGGCCTGGCGATGTTCTCCATCTAGAAACCCCAGAGAACCCGTTCGGTACCGCCCACGATTTGAGCTTCTACGTGGCCGAAGCCCATAAGAGGGGTGCGCACGTGATTTGTGATGCCACATTTGCTCCTCCCCCTCTACAGACGCCGTTCGATTTTGGCGTCGATTTGGTGATGCACTCTGCAACCAAGTACTTTGGGGGTCATTCCGACCTCCTTGCAGGCTGTCTTGCCACAAAAGACATCAAGGTGAAGAACCAGCTGGTTTTGGACAGGACCTTCCTCGGAACCACCATTGCCAATCTCGACAGCTATTTGCTGCTGAGATCGCTCAGAACGTACGAGATGAGGATCCTCAGACAAAGTAGCAGCGCAGAGAAAATTGTGGCGCACTTTGCAGCCAACAAGGACAAGTATCcggtgctggacaagattTATCACTCTTCTTTGCAAAAGGAGGACTTCATCAAGGAGCAACTCCGCGGCCACAGTCCTGTCTTTGCAATTGAGCTAACAACCCCAGAACTGGCCAAGAGACTGCCTTCTAGACTGAAGTACTTTCACCATGCCACCTCTTTGGGAGGTGTCGAGTCGATGATCGAATGGCGTGCAATGACTGACCCTGGTGTTCAGGAGACTCTGCTCAGAATCAGTATCGGTGTCGAACACCCTGATGACTTGATTGCCGACCTTGACCAGGCTCTATCGAGTCTGGGCTGA
- a CDS encoding Adenylyltransferase and sulfurtransferase UBA4, whose translation MSLSLNEYLRYGRQLIVPEFGLQGQISLKNSRVLVVGAGGLGCPALQYLVGAGFGTVGIVDHDTVDISNLHRQILHTSETVEMLKCESAKLQLAKLNPLVQINTHPVALSPDNSFGIFEQYDIILDCTDTPATRYLINDTAVLLGLTVISGSGLKTEGQLSILNFNNTGPCYRCFYPTPPPPSSVTACSDGGVLGPVIGIMGVMMALEAIKVVSGYYLREDVEFQPFLSLYSGYGPLQSLRTFKMRRRSPKCRVCNAGTREITRHVIETELDYAVWCGKMDYNVLEKDERVSVEQLSAQRAPYLVDVRAKEQYSIVHLPNSINIPLNALKHMDTLDVPKETMIYVICRFGNDSQLAVKHLKSIGYENCVDVIGGLTQWSRQIDPNFPIY comes from the coding sequence ATGTCTTTGTCCTTAAATGAGTACCTTCGCTATGGGCGACAGCTCATAGTGCCCGAGTTTGGTCTGCAGGGCCAGATCTCGCTGAAGAATTCTCGTGTACTGGTCGTTGGAGCCGGTGGTCTTGGGTGTCCAGCTTTGCAGTATCTTGTTGGAGCTGGTTTTGGCACGGTAGGAATCGTGGATCACGATACCGTCGATATCTCGAACCTTCATAGACAAATCTTGCACACATCAGAAACAGTGGAGATGTTGAAATGCGAGTCTGCAAAGCTCcagcttgccaaactcAATCCTTTAGTGCAAATCAATACTCATCCGGTGGCTCTCAGTCCGGATAACAGCtttggaatttttgaaCAGTATGATATCATTTTGGACTGCACGGACACTCCTGCCACCCGGTATTTGATCAATGATACTGCCGTGCTACTTGGTTTGACGGTTATTTCCGGATCTGGTCTCAAGACCGAGGGTCAGTTATCCAttctcaatttcaacaacacCGGTCCCTGTTATCGTTGTTTCTATCCAACACCGCCACCTCCTAGCTCTGTGACTGCTTGCAGCGACGGAGGAGTTCTTGGCCCAGTTATCGGGATTATGGGTGTGATGATGGCACTGGAAGCCATTAAGGTGGTTAGTGGCTACTACTTGAGGGAGGATGTGGAGTTTCAACCTTTTTTATCTTTATACAGCGGTTATGGCCCGTTGCAAAGCTTACGGACGTTCAAAATGCGCAGACGATCGCCCAAGTGCCGAGTGTGCAATGCCGGAACGCGAGAAATAACAAGGCACGTGATAGAAACAGAGCTCGACTATGCTGTGTGGTGCGGTAAGATGGACTATAATGTTCTTGAGAAGGATGAAAGAGTATCTGTGGAGCAGCTTTCTGCGCAGAGAGCGCCCTATCTGGTCGATGTGCGAGCCAAAGAACAGTATTCCATTGTCCATCTGCCAAATTCGATTAATATACCACTCAACGCACTAAAACACATGGACACTCTGGATGTGCCAAAGGAAACTATGATATACGTTATTTGCCGATTTGGAAATGACTCGCAGCTTGCAGTGAAACATTTGAAGAGCATCGGATATGAGAACTGTGTGGATGTCATAGGCGGGCTAACGCAATGGTCTCGGCAGATAGACCCAAACTTCCCTATTTACTAA
- a CDS encoding U3 snoRNP protein involved in maturation of pre-18S rRNA — MKFGFLIPALLAAKVAHALHFYMETDETKCFFEELPKDTIAVGKYEAYEWSPKDDDYVPVNNLKMEITVDETFDNNHRVVSQKNAPTGQFTFTSYDSGEHKFCLTPRHSDWSKRAKHRVFFDLVIGDAKPLVDSKRTGDINYLTQKTNELVKKLQEIRREQSLFREREAVFRDISESVNYRTVKWTVIQVIVLLATCAWQLTYLKSFFVKQKVV, encoded by the coding sequence ATGAAATTCGGATTTCTGATTCCAGCGCTTTTGGCCGCTAAGGTGGCCCACGCTCTCCACTTCTACATGGAAACCGATGAAACGAAGTGTTTCTTTGAAGAATTGCCGAAAGATACCATCGCAGTGGGCAAATACGAAGCTTATGAATGGAGTCCTAAAGACGACGATTACGTTCCTGTGAATAACCTCAAAATGGAGATCACTGTGGATGAGACCTTTGACAACAACCACCGTGTTGTGTCCCAGAAGAACGCTCCGACCGGCCAATTTACGTTCACTTCTTACGACTCAGGTGAACACAAATTCTGCCTGACACCAAGACACTCTGACTGGTCGAAACGTGCCAAACACAGAGTCTTCTTTGATCTCGTGATTGGAGACGCCAAACCACTTGTGGACTCGAAGAGAACTGGAGACATCAATTATTTGACCCAGAAAACCAACGAACTGGTCAAGAAGCTCCAGGAGATCCGCAGAGAGCAAAGCCTGTtcagagaaagagaagccGTGTTCAGAGACATATCCGAATCTGTCAACTACCGTACTGTGAAGTGGACTGTCATCCAGGTCATTGTCTTGCTCGCGACTTGCGCTTGGCAATTGACGTACCTCAAGAGCTTCTTCGTCAAGCAAAAGGTCGTCTAG
- a CDS encoding Pre-rRNA-processing protein ESF1 — protein MAKDKKKDVVTQDPRFAKVYSDPKFRLPKRKDLKVAVDERFTKDELKLGKKRKLDKYGRKIKEDKKDDFDKYYKKEGEESQEEENESESESDSELSESASNILDRARGLVSEESSSDESESANDSEHVSDEDSEEIQLEDEPPEGEPTSTFAVVNLDWDHINSTDLFATFMGFVPKGGKILSVSIYPSEYGKQRMQQEQIEGPPKEIFKSKKVESDSDDDEDLDLAKAAKKLYTEDDGIDYNSKALRLYQLQRLRYYYAIVRCDSVQTSRAIYENCDGTEYESTANHFDLRYVPEDMTFDDAPRDECTKVPSNYKPNSFTTDALQHSKVKLTWDETPAERLAMASRAFSQKEIDDMDFKAYLASDSEESDNEAVNKYKSLVSEVLEKKDVNDVDMEITFTPGLEGQEEEKENEETTIDKIRRKEKERRRKRKEKLKELKKATEEEKKERKKALKSERQELDEKKKAELELLMMDEDKGPEHEHFDMKQMLKEEKKKRKDKKNKNNAKKSEEAGDSVDIDENDDRFNEIFEDHAFAIDPTHSEFKRTATMEKLMKKRKSKEPREKNEKLGDLVQKIKRRK, from the coding sequence ATGgccaaggacaagaaaaaggacgTTGTCACTCAGGACCCACGGTTTGCGAAAGTCTACAGTGACCCTAAATTTAGACTCCCGAAGCGTAAAGACCTGAAGGTTGCAGTGGATGAACGTTTTACGAAGGACGAGTTGAAGCTGGGAAAGAAAAGGAAGCTAGACAAGTATGGACGTAAAATAaaggaggacaagaaaGATGATTTTGATAAATATTACAAGAAGGAGGGTGAAGAaagtcaagaagaagaaaatgaaagTGAGAGCGAAAGCGACAGCGAGTTGAGTGAGTCTGCATCCAACATTCTAGATAGAGCAAGAGGACTTGTGTCTGAAGAATCATCATCTGACGAGAGTGAGAGCGCGAATGATAGTGAGCATGTCAGCGACGAAGATAGCGAAGAGATCCAGCTTGAAGATGAACCTCCAGAAGGAGAACCAACAAGTACTTTTGCGGTAGTGAATCTGGATTGGGATCATATAAATTCCACAGACCTTTTTGCTACCTTTATGGGATTTGTCCCCAAAGGTGGGAAAATTCTTTCGGTGAGCATATACCCGTCTGAGTACGGAAAACAGCGCATGCAGCAGGAACAGATTGAGGGCCCTCCAAAGGAAATATTCAAGTCGAAGAAGGTGGAAAGCGATTCGgacgacgatgaggacTTAGATTTGGCCAAAGCAGCTAAAAAGCTTTACACAGAAGACGACGGCATTGATTACAATTCTAAAGCTTTGAGATTATACCAACTTCAGAGGCTTAGATACTACTATGCTATTGTGAGGTGTGACAGTGTGCAAACATCGCGTGCTATATATGAGAATTGTGATGGAACTGAATACGAGTCTACAGCTAACCACTTTGATCTTCGTTACGTTCCAGAAGATATGACATTTGACGATGCTCCTCGAGATGAATGCACAAAGGTTCCATCCAATTACAAGCCTAACTCATTCACCACCGATGCGTTGCAGCACTCTAAGGTTAAACTCACATGGGACGAGACTCCTGCCGAGCGTCTTGCAATGGCTTCCAGAGCATTTTCACAGAAGGAGATCGATGATATGGACTTCAAAGCTTATTTGGCCTCTGACTCTGAGGAGAGCGACAACGAGGCTGTCAACAAGTATAAAAGCCTTGTTTCCGAGgtgttggagaagaaggatgTGAACGATGTGGACATGGAGATTACTTTCACTCCAGGACTAGAGGGacaggaggaagagaaagagaacgagGAAACCACCATAGACAAAATCaggagaaaagagaaagagagacGGAGAAAGCGCAAGGAAAAGTTaaaggagctgaagaaggcaacagaggaggaaaagaaggaacGAAAGAAGGCTTTGAAGTCTGAGAGACAGGAGTTGgacgaaaagaagaaggcagagctggaattACTCATgatggacgaggacaaggGACCTGAACATGAACACTTCGACATGAAGCAGATgttgaaggaggagaagaaaaagcgcAAGGacaaaaagaacaagaacaacgCCAAGAAGTCGGAGGAAGCTGGCGATTCTGTCGACATCGATGAGAACGACGATCGTTTCAACGAGATCTTCGAGGACCACGCCTTTGCCATTGATCCAACTCACTCTGAGTTCAAGCGCACTGCTACTatggagaagctgatgaAGAAGCGTAAGTCCAAGGAGCCTCGAgagaagaacgagaagttGGGAGACTtggttcaaaaaattaagCGTCGTAAATAG